From the genome of Torulaspora globosa chromosome 2, complete sequence, one region includes:
- the CYC8 gene encoding transcription regulator CYC8 (ancestral locus Anc_3.367), producing MNVGIERMLVTPSQEQQQQQQQQQAAVAAVAAQEQAMDPLTQSTAETWLSIASLAETLGDADRAAMAYDATLQYNQSSTKALTSLAHLYRSRDMFQKAAELYERALAVNPELSDVWATLGHCYLMLDDLQRAYNAYQQALYHLSNPNVPKLWHGIGILYDRYGSLDYAEEAFAKVLELDPHFEKANEIYFRLGIIYKHQGKWNQALECFRYILAQPPAPLQEWDIWFQLGSVLENMGEWQGAREAYEHVLLQNEHHAKVLQQLGCLYGMNNVQFYDPQKALNFLLKSLEVDPSDATTWYHLGRVYMLRSDYTAAYDAFQQAVNRDSRNPIFWCSIGVLYYQISQYRDALDAYTRAIRLNPYISEVWYDLGTLYETCNNQLTDALDAYKQAARLDPNNGHIRERLEALTQQLADSSHVIGSANQSAGPKGASAQSGAQNLASSSAPPPVMLQPTLQSTDQGNPLNVRPPTATLYANGPLAQQPQQQQQPQQQQIPIHVLAQAQPQISQYAMAVPQQSPLTMLPPPPQHAQMKPLVGVQQAGSAYPQTQAIYHQPIIHANQPAPVSNADSQNQVSPVLPQKRHIDGSIHTLVDAAVSSNASENEKSAPVSSVSPSQVPTLPASQRNPTEHQHKKLKTKTSPKATAAHLRIRSTTVKDKEKEKGKDKASTAKQRKNSVSNGKESKDPNNGPKAKLSQEKKSVENNGLPELKKATTADSAATITAPASANVSILALGSEVPTGSSIAESDAKDISRPVVESVQSSNGELASVEARESVKHSAIEAVAEAKASTTVETTEKSVSAPSPVRIAETDVRQVDNTSDKTIFSKTSPSGESDIVAVPTGPAVSNLDGTIKQESGAPSTAIDNKVKEANGQPNEVVNKSAISDSPKNTVEAAVEHVQLAAGTSGEPETVIKPSVEAMEKLQEEARIREEEEKERLESQNNNKPQSDLTNIARENVVREIEEDENYDD from the coding sequence ATGAACGTTGGGATCGAGAGGATGTTGGTCACGCCAAGCCAGgaacaacagcaacaacaacagcagcagcaggcaGCCGTGGCAGCCGTGGCAGCTCAGGAACAGGCGATGGATCCTTTGACACAGTCGACGGCAGAGACGTGGCTGTCGATAGCGTCGTTGGCGGAGACGCTGGGGGACGCGGACCGGGCAGCTATGGCGTACGATGCGACGTTGCAGTACAACCAGTCGTCGACCAAGGCTCTCACGTCGCTGGCACATCTGTATCGGTCACGAGACATGTTTCAGAAGGCGGCGGAGCTGTATGAGAGGGCGTTGGCGGTGAATCCCGAGCTGTCGGACGTGTGGGCGACGCTGGGACACTGCTACCTGATGCTGGACGATCTGCAGCGCGCGTACAATGCGTACCAGCAGGCACTGTACCACTTGAGCAACCCCAATGTGCCGAAACTGTGGCACGGGATCGGGATCCTGTACGACCGGTACGGGTCGCTGGACTACGCGGAGGAGGCGTTCGCCAAGGTGCTGGAGCTGGATCCTCACTTTGAGAAGGCCAACGAGATCTATTTCCGGCTCGGCATCATATACAAGCACCAGGGGAAGTGGAACCAGGCGCTGGAGTGCTTTAGATACATCTTGGCGCAGCCACCGGCGCCGCTGCAGGAGTGGGACATCTGGTTCCAGCTGGGCAGCGTTCTGGAGAATATGGGCGAGTGGCAAGGCGCCAGAGAGGCGTACGAACATGTTCTGCTGCAGAACGAACATCATGCAAAGGTGCTACAGCAGTTGGGTTGTCTATATGGGATGAATAATGTGCAGTTCTACGACCCGCAGAAGGCGCTGAATTTCCTGTTGAAATCGCTTGAAGTGGACCCTTCGGACGCGACTACGTGGTACCATCTGGGCCGTGTTTACATGCTGAGAAGCGATTACACCGCAGCGTACGACGCGTTCCAACAGGCGGTCAACAGAGACTCGAGAAATCCAATCTTTTGGTGTTCCATCGGCGTGTTGTACTATCAAATTTCGCAATATAGAGACGCTTTGGATGCATACACCAGGGCGATCAGGCTCAATCCTTACATCAGTGAGGTTTGGTACGACCTGGGGACTCTGTACGAGACGTGCAACAACCAATTGACAGATGCTTTGGACGCGTACAAGCAAGCTGCCAGATTGGATCCAAATAACGGCCACATCAGGGAAAGGCTCGAAGCTTTAACGCAGCAGCTAGCCGATAGCAGTCACGTTATCGGAAGTGCTAACCAATCAGCGGGTCCCAAAGGGGCTAGCGCTCAAAGTGGTGCTCAGAACCTTGCGTCGTCTTCAGCACCTCCTCCCGTCATGCTACAACCAACGCTGCAATCCACTGACCAGGGTAATCCGCTAAATGTCAGGCCTCCGACAGCTACCTTGTATGCCAACGGTCCGCTGGCTCAACAGCcgcagcaacaacagcagccacagcagcagcaaatccCAATTCATGTATTGGCTCAGGCGCAGCCTCAAATCTCCCAATACGCAATGGCAGTTCCTCAGCAGTCTCCCTTGACAATGTTGCCGCCCCCGCCACAGCATGCGCAGATGAAGCCATTGGTTGGCGTTCAGCAGGCGGGTTCTGCGTACCCACAGACTCAAGCTATTTACCATCAACCGATAATCCACGCCAATCAGCCAGCACCGGTGAGTAATGCTGACAGCCAGAATCAAGTTAGCCCCGTCCTACCGCAGAAGAGACATATAGACGGCTCCATACATACGCTAGTCGATGCTGCCGTTTCATCCAACGCTAGTGAAAACGAAAAATCGGCGCCAGTTAGCTCGGTTTCGCCATCCCAGGTGCCAACTTTACCGGCATCCCAGAGGAATCCTACTGAACATCAGCAcaaaaaattgaagaccAAGACATCACCAAAAGCTACAGCCGCTCATCTGAGGATACGGTCAACCACCGTGAAGGAtaaggagaaagaaaagggcAAAGATAAGGCTTCGACTGCCAAACAGCGGAAAAATTCAGTTAGCAATGGTAAAGAGTCCAAAGATCCAAACAACGGTCCTAAAGCAAAATTATCACAGGAAAAGAAATCCGTCGAGAACAATGGCTTACctgagttgaagaaggccACCACAGCCGATAGCGCTGCTACGATCACAGCTCCGGCGTCCGCTAATGTATCAATACTTGCCCTTGGGTCCGAGGTACCGACAGGGTCCAGCATAGCAGAATCTGACGCAAAGGATATCAGCCGACCTGTCGTGGAATCGGTGCAATCCTCAAACGGAGAACTGGCTTCGGTGGAGGCAAGAGAGTCTGTGAAGCATTCGGCAATTGAAGCTGTGGCTGAGgcaaaagcttcaactACTGTAGAGACGACAGAAAAAAGTGTATCAGCTCCATCGCCGGTAAGGATCGCAGAAACGGATGTGAGGCAAGTGGATAATACGTCCGATAAGACTATTTTCTCGAAGACATCGCCTAGCGGTGAAAGCGACATAGTCGCGGTGCCAACCGGGCCTGCTGTCTCGAATTTGGATGGAACTATTAAACAGGAGAGTGGGGCTCCTTCTACTGCCATTGACAACAAAGTTAAAGAGGCGAATGGTCAGCCAAACGAAGTTGTAAATAAATCTGCCATATCAGATTCTCCTAAGAACACGGTCGAGGCTGCAGTGGAGCATGTTCAGCTTGCAGCAGGGACTAGCGGTGAGCCGGAGACTGTAATCAAACCCAGTGTAGAGGCCATGGAGAAGTTGCAAGAGGAAGCTAGAATTCgtgaggaagaggaaaaggaaAGGCTGGAGAGTCAGAACAACAACAAGCCTCAATCGGACCTAACCAATATAGCGAGGGAAAATGTAGTTAGAGAGatagaggaagatgagaattATGATGATTAA
- the SUS1 gene encoding Sus1p (ancestral locus Anc_3.366) yields the protein MDGIADNGDSSRLKTEIQRYLVETGSYQTISNQLTERLLQDGWIDAVRGLIASEMRSSNSSNYSEILAKVEPKALEMVSQPIKEQVLSQIETFLDEIVDKR from the exons ATGGATGGAATTGCTGACAATGGCGATTCTTCGCGGCTGAAGACCGAAATTCAGCGATACCTCGTGGAGACTGGAAGCTATCAAAC GATTTCGAACCAATTGACTGAGAGACTACTTCAAGACGGTTGGATCGATGCAGTCAGGGGTCTTATAGCGTCTGAAATGCGATCttcgaactcatcgaatTACAGCGAAATATTGGCTAAGGTAGAGCCCAAGGCTCTCG AGATGGTCTCGCAACCCATAAAGGAGCAAGTGTTGAGCCAAATAGAGACATTCCTGGATGAAATCGTTGACAAGAGATAG
- the YSA1 gene encoding ADP-ribose diphosphatase (ancestral locus Anc_3.365), whose product MISRVKLVKQIVPSVRLSRILVRSMSASKGKPEQAKLLKARKAESDECKWIGLEKLTYLDPNGNEREWDSAVRLTRGKGEVDGIGILAILKYKDGTPDEILLQKQFRPPVEGVCIEMPAGLIDEGESIATAALRELKEETGYVGKIVAQGPVAFNDPGFTNTNLSLVTIEIDMSAEENLDPQPSLEDGEFIECFKVPLKDFADEMAALDKQGYKLDARVQNVAQGIQLAKIYNIF is encoded by the coding sequence ATGATTTCACGAGTTAAGCTAGTTAAGCAGATTGTGCCATCGGTTAGGCTGTCTAGAATATTGGTTAGGAGTATGTCTGCGTCAAAGGGAAAACCTGAGCAAGCGAAGCTCTTAAAAGCTCGTAAGGCGGAGTCTGATGAGTGTAAGTGGATTGGTCTGGAGAAATTAACCTATCTGGATCCAAATGGTAACGAAAGAGAGTGGGATAGTGCTGTCCGTTTAACGAGAGGCAAAGGAGAAGTCGACGGGATTGGAATTCTCGCCATTCTAAAGTACAAAGATGGTACTCCTGACGAGATCCTGCTTCAGAAGCAATTTAGGCCACCAGTTGAGGGTGTTTGCATTGAAATGCCAGCTGGATTGATTGACGAGGGCGAGAGTATTGCCACGGCTGCCTTAAGagagttgaaggaagaaacgGGATATGTGGGCAAGATTGTGGCTCAAGGTCCCGTTGCGTTCAACGATCCCGGCTTCACCAACACCAATCTATCGTTGGTTACTATCGAGATCGATATGAGTGCCGAAGAAAATCTGGACCCGCAACCGAGCCTGGAGGACGGTGAGTTCATAGAGTGTTTTAAAGTGCCActgaaagattttgcagaCGAGATGGCAGCTCTCGACAAGCAGGGATATAAACTGGATGCGAGAGTTCAGAACGTCGCTCAAGGTATCCAATTAGCTAAAATATACAATATATTTTAA
- the MED1 gene encoding Med1p (ancestral locus Anc_3.364), with protein sequence MSSDSYDERLDEIIQLFQDYKSGSVKLDNITKLCQTLGLESFIEDVESDVSRLSAASKIIVIDIDFAKEKGKVTDVKLVLASNFDNFNYYVDHENNESASGNILLNSLTQYHDLHEFHHNLKYLHLLDTFSNIDIDASNGSTNANGTNVTTAVETGGQGAYSGKMDLFKYHTELAQFIRHYFEANSAPFRVHANLHNRFGIYVLGAQDNELLAKIYLSRAKDPRQRLYEFTYKKDSQDWINESAENYTCGISLAMEILCDEVSCWFPQDFIPDDLIQVINGGGGDGQRTSAKFDLNELIQSSKNNAAFNTKFELVNDFNGKLMNLRTFDISNDNLNLILEILNWLQWSQKVLQPVLTLLFGPSEIANEVKAQDGQGVMSGARPRRSSASSGHKRRRFSGNRRPSITEATMLRDEGFQQFTLNEILTNPKAVTSQQSADSNIPNIASQDKMDVDQPVDDSEDPIQLVVSEDHVSLADIAHCSLYEASEKWESFIDTIQKYSLK encoded by the coding sequence ATGAGCTCGGATTCCTATGATGAAAGACTAGATGAGATTATCCAACTATTTCAGGACTATAAGTCGGGCTCTGTGAAGCTGGACAATATAACAAAGCTGTGCCAGACGCTTGGTCTTGAGTCCTTTATCGAAGACGTGGAGTCGGACGTTTCCAGGTTGTCTGCCGCATCTAAAATTATAGTTATCGACATCGATTTTGCTAAGGAGAAAGGGAAGGTCACAGACGTTAAGTTGGTGCTGGCCTCCAATTTCGACAATTTTAACTATTATGTGGATCATGAGAATAATGAGAGCGCGAGTGGTAACATCTTGCTGAATTCATTGACTCAGTACCACGATTTACATGAGTTTCACCATAACCTGAAATATCTGCATTTATTGGATACTTTTTCCAATATTGACATTGATGCTTCCAATGGGAGCACCAATGCTAATGGCACTAATGTTACTACAGCCGTTGAGACGGGTGGGCAGGGGGCGTACTCTGGTAAGATGGATCTGTTCAAGTATCATACAGAGCTGGCGCAGTTCATTCGCCATTACTTTGAGGCGAACTCTGCTCCATTTAGAGTCCATGCCAATCTACACAACAGGTTTGGAATTTACGTTTTAGGAGCCCAAGATAATGAACTTCTAGCTAAGATATACCTGTCGAGAGCGAAGGATCCTCGTCAGAGACTGTACGAATTCACATATAAAAAAGACAGTCAAGACTGGATCAATGAGTCAGCAGAAAACTATACCTGTGGCATTTCTTTGGCGATGGAAATATTATGTGATGAGGTCTCATGCTGGTTTCCGCAAGATTTCATTCCAGATGATCTTATACAGGTTATCAATGGTGGAGGGGGTGACGGACAGAGAACTTCTGCTAAGTTCGATTTGAACGAGCTCATTCAGAGCAGTAAGAATAACGCAGCTTTCAACACAAAATTTGAGCTTGTCAATGACTTCAACGGTAAACTAATGAACCTTCGAACCTTTGATATAAGCAATGACAATTTGAATCTGATTTTGGAAATATTGAACTGGTTGCAATGGTCTCAAAAAGTATTGCAACCAGTTCTCACTCTTTTATTCGGACCTTCTGAGATAGCAAACGAAGTGAAAGCGCAGGATGGTCAGGGAGTGATGAGTGGCGCACGACCAAGACGTTCTAGTGCGTCTAGTGGTCACAAAAGGCGTCGTTTCTCTGGGAACAGGCGGCCCAGTATCACGGAAGCAACCATGCTTAGAGATGAGGGATTCCAGCAGTTTACCTTGAATGAAATCTTAACTAATCCGAAAGCAGTCACTAGCCAACAGTCTGCGGATTCGAATATCCCTAACATCGCTTCACAAGACAAGATGGATGTAGATCAGCCAGTGGATGATAGCGAAGATCCAATACAGCTTGTGGTAAGTGAAGATCATGTCTCGCTAGCTGATATCGCTCACTGCTCTTTATATGAAGCATCGGAGAAATGGGAGTCGTTCATAGATACAATTCAAAAGTATTCTCTTAAATAA
- the SPE3 gene encoding spermidine synthase (ancestral locus Anc_3.363) has protein sequence MSGQEITHPTIVDGWFREISDTMWPGQAMTLKVDKVLHHEKSKYQDVLVFKSTDYGNVLVLDNVIQATERDEFSYQEMISHLALNSHPNPKKVLVIGGGDGGVLREIVKHELVEEAWLCDIDEAVINVSKKYLPEMSASYSHPKVKTYIGDGFQFLRDYQNTFDVIITDSSDPEGPAETLFQEEYFKLLNSALTEKGVITTQAESMWIHLPIIKDLKKACSAVFPVAEYAYTTIPTYPTGQIGFMVCSKDKEANVKKPLRQLSDEEESKLYRYYNKRIHEASFVLPTWVAKELNN, from the coding sequence ATGTCTGGTCAGGAAATTACCCACCCCACTATTGTCGACGGCTGGTTCAGAGAGATCTCTGATACTATGTGGCCAGGCCAAGCCATGACGTTGAAAGTCGATAAAGTCTTGCACCATGAGAAATCGAAATACCAGGATGTCTTGGTCTTCAAATCCACCGATTATGGTAACGTGCTGGTCTTGGATAACGTGATTCAAGCCACCGAGCGTGATGAGTTCTCATACCAAGAGATGATTTCTCATCTGGCTCTGAACTCTCATCCAAACCCAAAGAAAGTGCTTGTTATCGGTGGTGGTGACGGTGGTGTCTTGAGAGAAATTGTGAAACATGAGCTGGTGGAGGAAGCCTGGTTATGTGACATTGACGAGGCTGTCATCAACGTCTCCAAGAAATACTTGCCTGAAATGTCCGCTTCGTACTCTCATCCAAAGGTCAAAACGTACATTGGTGATGGGTTCCAATTCTTAAGGGACTACCAAAATACTTTTGATGTGATCATTActgattcttctgatcCAGAGGGTCCTGCTGAAACTTTGTTCCAAGAGGAGTACTTCAAGCTGCTAAATAGCGCTCTAACTGAAAAGGGTGTGATCACTACCCAAGCTGAAAGCATGTGGATTCACTTGCCTATCATTaaggatttgaagaaagcttgtAGCGCTGTTTTCCCGGTCGCTGAGTATGCCTACACTACCATCCCAACATATCCAACGGGTCAAATCGGCTTCATGGTATGCTCTAAGGATAAGGAGGCTAACGTCAAGAAGCCATTGCGCCAGTTGTCTGACGAAGAGGAATCAAAGTTGTACAGGTACTACAACAAGAGAATCCACGAAGCTTCATTCGTGCTACCTACCTGGGTTGCCAAAGAATTGAACAACTAG
- the HOS1 gene encoding histone deacetylase (ancestral locus Anc_3.362), which translates to MVKTVISTSEFQAQVSDLLPCNKCRKSQLTHALIQSFSLLDGFDKIIRYPICSKKDILQFHTAAYADAILNERLNRVLPSAEDESEWSQLPDLASCWNGRETNRSAWFESRLKLYSKFKAAEKTAIVVSRKRSAWDALLEDDSHGEDYGEDKKIDPEDLKKYNLEGDCPMFSYLPMYCQVVTGATLALADEAVRGEKSISINWDGGRHHAFKQKASGFCYVNDIVLLIQKLRSQGFESISYVDFDLHHGDGVEKAFQYSKHVQTISLHMFEAGFFPGTGSLQNNSRGSNVVNIPLLHGLDDMLLDQLVGKLVKPLLKKHRPEALIIQCGGDGLMGDGFNEWQLSIRQLAKCIVNLASLFENVPVFLLGGGGYNETLMSRFYAYLTYKILRKFSLKQIPNFDFDTDALIPDHEFVEAYAHEGYKFWAYEQEGGLRKKHLKNDNNPELLTLLQNHYNVKLDSDDNISENS; encoded by the coding sequence ATGGTAAAGACAGTGATTTCTACGTCTGAATTCCAGGCACAAGTGTCAGATCTCCTACCCTGCAACAAATGTAGAAAATCGCAGCTAACTCATGCTTTGATCCAGAGCTTTTCGCTACTTGATGGATTCGATAAGATAATTCGCTATCCGATctgctcgaagaaagatatccttcaattccaCACAGCTGCGTATGCTGACGCAATTCTGAATGAGCGACTGAATAGGGTTTTGCCATCAGCTGAGGACGAATCAGAATGGTCTCAGCTTCCGGACTTGGCCAGCTGCTGGAATGGCAGAGAAACCAACCGAAGTGCCTGGTTCGAATCAAGGTTGAAGTTGTATTCCAAattcaaagctgctgaaaagacTGCAATAGTGGTTTCAAGAAAACGGTCTGCTTGGGATGCTTTGCTGGAAGACGATAGTCATGGTGAAGATTATGGAGAGGACAAGAAAAttgatccagaagatctgAAAAAGTACAACCTGGAGGGCGACTGCCCGATGTTCTCGTACCTACCGATGTATTGTCAAGTCGTTACAGGCGCCACTTTAGCTCTTGCAGACGAAGCTGTCAGAGGAGAGAAATCGATCAGCATCAATTGGGATGGCGGCAGGCATCATGCCTTCAAGCAGAAAGCCAGTGGTTTCTGCTACGTAAATGACATTGTTCTACTCATACAGAAGCTTAGAAGCCAAGGTTTCGAAAGTATAAGTTACGTGGATTTCGATTTGCATCATGGCGACGGCGTGGAGAAAGCTTTTCAGTACTCCAAGCATGTACAAACAATCTCTTTGCATATGTTTGAGGCTGGCTTCTTTCCCGGTACGGGTTCTTTGCAGAACAACTCAAGAGGAAGTAATGTGGTGAATATACCCCTTTTACATGGGTTGGACGATATGCTCTTGGATCAACTGGTTGGGAAGCTTGTCAAACCACTGCTGAAAAAGCATAGACCTGAGGCCTTAATAATTCAGTGCGGCGGCGACGGTCTCATGGGCGACGGATTCAACGAATGGCAGCTTTCTATTCGGCAATTAGCGAAATGCATTGTAAATTTAGCAAGCTTATTTGAGAATGTTCCTGTGTTTCTGCTTGGCGGCGGAGGGTACAATGAGACCTTAATGAGTCGATTCTACGCTTATCTGACTTACaagattttgagaaagttcAGCTTAAAGCAGATCCCcaattttgattttgataCTGACGCATTGATTCCAGACCATGAGTTCGTGGAGGCTTACGCCCATGAGGGTTACAAGTTTTGGGCATACGAACAAGAAGGTGGCCTAAGAaagaagcatttgaagaatgacaaTAACCCAGAATTACTAACGTTACTGCAAAATCACTATAACGTGAAACTTGACTCAGATGACAACATCTCAGAGAATTCATGA
- the ALG1 gene encoding chitobiosyldiphosphodolichol beta-1,4 mannosyltransferase (ancestral locus Anc_3.361) has translation MIEESHLKWVSLLIAVYLTVPLLGYILIPYLLYGNRSTKKRVILYVLGDIGHSPRMCYHALSFSEHGWQVEFCGYVEDALPRSIVEDPNITVHAIPTYRGRNGSKLLSMVRKVALQIFAITRQLWELRGSDYLLMQNPPTIPILPLAMLYRFTGCKLIIDWHNLGYSILQMKFGGSFWHPIIVIHYIVERLFAKFATYNLTVTKAMKNYLVNSFGLSSKRIAVLYDRPAAQFQPLPETCDRDRMLKTESFIKDLLPSDFDIKKGDKLIVTSTSFTADEDIGVLLGALKIYENSYEKFDQELPRIMCFITGKGPLKQKYVDQVMAYEWHRCKVEFLWLSAEDYPKLLRLCDYGVSLHTSSSGLDLPMKILDMLGSGLPVIASNYPVLDELLQHNVNGLKFIDRRELHESLIFAVKDSEIYKTLRKGALIEAENRWNSSWESAIGELKIIQ, from the coding sequence ATGATTGAGGAAAGCCATCTCAAGTGGGTGTCCCTTCTGATCGCTGTTTATTTGACGGTACCTCTCCTTGGGTACATTCTGATCCCGTATTTACTTTATGGTAACCGATCTACGAAGAAAAGGGTAATTCTGTATGTGCTGGGGGACATTGGCCATTCCCCCCGGATGTGCTACCACGCATTGAGCTTCAGCGAACATGGATGGCAAGTTGAATTCTGTGGATACGTTGAGGATGCCCTCCCCAGGTCAATAGTCGAAGATCCCAACATCACAGTGCATGCAATTCCAACTTaccgaggaagaaacgGTTCTAAGCTTCTTTCAATGGTTCGTAAGGTGGCTCTGCAGATCTTTGCCATTACTAGACAGTTGTGGGAACTCCGCGGGAGCGATTATCTGTTGATGCAGAATCCACCGACGATCCCGATCCTACCGCTGGCAATGCTTTATCGGTTTACCGGTTGCAAGCTGATAATCGACTGGCACAACTTGGGCTATTCTATTCTGCAAATGAAGTTTGGCGGGTCCTTTTGGCATCCTATCATAGTGATTCATTACATTGTCGAGCGCCTGTTTGCGAAGTTTGCAACTTATAACCTGACTGTGACGAAAGCCATGAAAAATTACTTGGTGAACAGTTTTGGGTTGAGTTCAAAGAGGATAGCGGTCCTATACGATCGTCCCGCGGCTCAATTTCAACCTTTACCGGAAACCTGCGATAGAGATCGCATGTTGAAGACAGAGTCGTTTATTAAGGATCTCCTTCCTTCTGACTTCGACATCAAAAAGGGTGACAAGCTCATCGTGACTTCTACTTCGTTCACcgctgatgaagacatcGGTGTTCTTTTGGGAGCGCTGAAGATCTACGAGAACTCCTATGAGAAGttcgatcaagaacttccaaGAATTATGTGCTTTATAACCGGCAAAGGGCCTTTGAAACAAAAGTACGTAGACCAGGTGATGGCTTACGAGTGGCATCGCTGTAAGGTTGAGTTCCTGTGGTTATCGGCCGAAGATTATCCTAAGCTCCTTCGACTTTGCGATTATGGGGTCTCGCTACATACATCTAGCTCAGGACTTGATCTTCCGATGAAAATACTCGACATGCTTGGATCCGGACTTCCCGTGATTGCTTCAAATTATCCAGTGCTGGATGAGCTGCTCCAGCATAATGTTAATGGACTGAAGTTTATCGACAGGAGGGAACTGCATGAGAGTTTGATATTTGCGGTAAAGGACTCTGAAATTTACAAAACTCTAAGAAAAGGAGCACTAATAGAAGCGGAGAATAGGTGGAATTCGAGCTGGGAATCAGCAATCGGGGAGCTAAAAATCATTCAATGA
- the CMD1 gene encoding calmodulin (ancestral locus Anc_3.360) — MSSNLTEEQIAEFKEAFALFDKDNNGSISSSELATVMRSLGLSPSEAEVADLMNEIDIDGNHKIEFSEFLALMSRQLKSNDSEQELLEAFKVFDKNGDGLISAAELKHVLTSIGEKLTDAEVDDMLREVSDGSGEINIQQFAALLSK, encoded by the coding sequence ATGTCTTCCAATTTGACTGAAGAACAGATAGCCGAGTTCAAAGAAGCCTTTGCTTTGTTCGATAAGGACAACAATGGCTCGATTTCATCGAGCGAATTAGCCACCGTTATGAGGTCTTTGGGTCTGTCACCTAGTGAAGCTGAAGTGGCAGATCTGATGAATGAGATCGACATTGATGGTAACCATAAAATCGAGTTTAGTGAATTCTTGGCGCTAATGTCTCGTCAGTTGAAATCCAATGACTCTGAACAAGAGCTGTTGGAAGCGTTCAAAGTGTTTGACAAGAATGGCGATGGTCTGATTTCTGCAGCAGAGCTAAAACATGTTTTGACCTCGATCGGTGAAAAGTTAACTGATGCCGAGGTGGATGACATGCTGAGGGAGGTGAGCGATGGCTCTGGAGAGATCAACATTCAGCAATTCGCAGCTTTGCTATCCAAATGA